In Mycobacterium stomatepiae, the following are encoded in one genomic region:
- a CDS encoding STAS domain-containing protein produces the protein MSAVAESHSSLAVATRTDDSVAILTVGGVLDASNSGALRDSISKATLQGPTAVIVNISELKVPAESAWSAFISAHLQLGTQTKVPIVLVSAHRTTREAITRSEVTRFMPVYSTEKGAMKALGKLTRQTTQRADAELPATLTSLRESRRLVREWLTEWKQSGLIPVALVVVNVFVENVLEHTGSVPKMRIETDGETATIAVSDESTSAAVRLPSPDKGIDVSGLAIVEALSRAWGSTPTASGKTVWAVIGPENQL, from the coding sequence GTGAGTGCGGTAGCTGAGTCGCACAGCTCGCTGGCCGTTGCGACGCGGACGGACGACTCGGTCGCCATCCTGACCGTCGGCGGTGTGCTTGACGCCAGCAACTCGGGGGCGCTGCGCGACAGTATCTCCAAGGCGACCCTGCAGGGGCCGACGGCCGTCATCGTCAACATCAGCGAGCTCAAGGTGCCGGCGGAATCGGCGTGGTCGGCTTTCATCAGCGCCCACTTGCAGCTCGGCACCCAGACCAAGGTTCCGATTGTGCTGGTCAGTGCCCATCGCACCACCCGCGAGGCGATCACCCGCAGCGAGGTCACGCGCTTTATGCCGGTCTACTCGACCGAAAAAGGGGCCATGAAAGCACTCGGCAAGCTCACCCGCCAGACCACGCAGCGGGCCGACGCGGAACTGCCCGCAACACTGACCAGCCTGCGCGAATCCCGCCGGCTGGTCCGCGAGTGGCTCACCGAATGGAAGCAATCCGGGCTCATCCCGGTCGCACTGGTGGTCGTCAATGTGTTCGTGGAGAACGTGCTCGAGCACACCGGCAGCGTCCCGAAGATGCGGATCGAGACCGACGGCGAAACGGCGACCATCGCGGTATCCGACGAGAGCACGTCGGCCGCCGTGCGCCTGCCGTCGCCGGACAAGGGCATCGACGTGTCGGGGTTGGCGATTGTCGAGGCACTCTCCCGGGCGTGGGGCAGCACGCCGACCGCGTCCGGCAAGACGGTCTGGGCCGTGATCGGCCCCGAAAA
- a CDS encoding DUF4873 domain-containing protein: MSPTQVIVIGAGVRARGVTTELLSAGITDVVVVDKSPVISARFDDGTHTWELRTAAGETVHGRTVVAAHQPMLAAWTPELDGRNDFRGESFHAAAWNDDFDPTGKHVAVIGTDSTAGHYLPQLSAAAASVTVFAHAPRRIVAELPLPPTRVKRWLQRQTRAALGRTASRPTLVASPIAAIIASGIRTGDGVGHRADAIIYGTGFTIADRAAELIGSGGLTLEQAWVDGIEPFLGIAIHGFPNYFSITGPDVVAQTRYIVECLGLLTRSGSTRIEVLRSSQQVFNERAHFQAAPAFRVTRMSNAFDLSSPDDNEIYDGAATLTIAGTSHPVRVRLAGRLDPIDGRYHWQGTLFSFPAQPLPDDIFKQIRTATLTVGEHSAAARIVEQTPWGTHAVAGVGAPPYATTNPEPPQIL; this comes from the coding sequence GTGAGCCCGACGCAGGTCATCGTCATCGGCGCGGGAGTCCGGGCCCGGGGCGTCACAACCGAACTGCTCTCGGCGGGCATCACCGACGTCGTTGTTGTCGACAAATCACCTGTGATCAGCGCGCGGTTCGACGACGGCACCCACACCTGGGAGTTGCGCACCGCTGCGGGCGAGACCGTTCACGGCCGGACGGTCGTCGCTGCCCATCAACCGATGCTCGCAGCTTGGACGCCGGAGCTGGATGGGCGCAACGACTTTCGCGGTGAATCGTTTCACGCGGCAGCGTGGAACGATGATTTCGATCCGACCGGCAAGCACGTCGCGGTCATCGGCACCGACTCCACCGCCGGTCACTATCTACCCCAGCTTAGCGCGGCGGCGGCCTCGGTCACCGTTTTCGCGCACGCACCGCGCCGGATCGTCGCGGAATTGCCTTTGCCGCCAACCCGTGTCAAGCGCTGGCTGCAGCGTCAGACCCGAGCGGCGCTGGGCCGCACGGCTTCTCGTCCCACCCTGGTGGCATCGCCGATCGCCGCCATCATCGCGTCGGGCATCCGCACCGGCGACGGTGTCGGCCACCGAGCCGACGCCATCATCTACGGCACGGGGTTCACGATTGCCGATCGGGCCGCAGAGTTGATCGGCAGTGGCGGATTGACGCTCGAACAAGCCTGGGTCGACGGCATCGAGCCCTTCCTGGGCATCGCGATTCACGGTTTCCCCAACTACTTCTCGATCACCGGGCCCGATGTCGTCGCGCAAACTCGTTATATCGTCGAATGCCTCGGGCTGCTGACACGCAGCGGCAGCACCCGAATCGAGGTGCTGCGCAGCAGCCAACAGGTCTTCAACGAGCGCGCCCATTTCCAAGCCGCTCCGGCATTTCGGGTGACCCGGATGTCCAACGCGTTCGACCTGTCGTCTCCCGACGACAACGAGATCTATGACGGCGCCGCGACGCTGACCATCGCCGGCACGTCCCATCCGGTACGCGTGCGGCTGGCCGGGCGCCTCGATCCCATCGACGGCCGCTACCACTGGCAGGGAACGCTTTTTAGCTTCCCCGCCCAGCCCCTACCGGACGACATCTTCAAGCAGATCCGAACGGCGACGCTGACGGTGGGTGAACACAGCGCGGCGGCCCGCATCGTCGAACAGACGCCGTGGGGCACTCACGCGGTCGCCGGCGTGGGCGCTCCCCCGTACGCGACGACGAATCCTGAGCCGCCCCAAATTCTCTGA
- a CDS encoding AurF N-oxygenase family protein, with protein sequence MTSAVRPGGPSREEFSERLLKGSVKKSYEPIVDIDWDAPLDPDKFYLPPRLVSLYGTPMWDEMTRQQQIELSRQELVNTLSAGIWFENMLNQSLLRTILHEDPTSRSTHYKLTELGDETRHMVMLGKAIERIGAKPVQPRRLHRYIINLLPLVFQHGSMLWIAALIGEEIFDSLQRQMMDDPELQPIIQRLMRIHVTEEARHIQFARDGARKRAQTMPRFNRLFMANFNGLGGYFFRFLFSNPIPYARTGLDPKRARAIARNSPHRHNIQIAGFAPLAAFLTEIGLLGPIARRTWKRTNFL encoded by the coding sequence ATGACCTCGGCGGTGAGACCGGGCGGGCCGAGTCGTGAAGAGTTCTCGGAGCGCTTGCTGAAGGGCTCGGTCAAAAAGTCCTACGAACCGATCGTCGACATCGACTGGGATGCCCCGCTGGACCCGGACAAGTTCTATCTGCCCCCCCGGCTGGTCTCGCTGTACGGCACGCCGATGTGGGACGAGATGACCCGACAGCAACAAATCGAGCTGTCCCGCCAGGAACTGGTCAACACCTTGTCGGCCGGCATCTGGTTCGAGAACATGCTGAACCAGTCGCTGCTGCGCACGATCCTGCACGAGGACCCGACGAGCCGGTCGACGCATTACAAGCTGACCGAACTGGGCGACGAAACCCGGCACATGGTGATGTTGGGCAAAGCTATCGAGCGCATCGGCGCCAAACCGGTACAGCCGCGGCGGTTGCACCGCTACATCATCAACTTGCTTCCGCTGGTTTTCCAGCACGGCTCGATGCTGTGGATCGCCGCCCTGATCGGCGAGGAGATTTTCGATTCGCTGCAGCGGCAGATGATGGACGATCCAGAATTGCAGCCAATCATTCAGCGGCTCATGCGGATTCACGTTACCGAGGAGGCTCGCCACATCCAGTTCGCGCGCGACGGCGCCCGTAAGCGAGCGCAGACGATGCCGCGGTTCAACAGACTGTTTATGGCCAACTTCAACGGGCTCGGCGGGTACTTCTTCCGTTTCCTGTTCAGCAATCCGATCCCTTACGCGCGGACCGGACTAGACCCCAAACGTGCGCGGGCGATCGCGCGCAACAGCCCGCACCGCCACAACATACAGATCGCCGGATTCGCCCCGCTCGCAGCGTTTTTGACCGAAATTGGCCTGCTCGGCCCGATCGCGCGCCGCACCTGGAAGCGCACCAACTTTCTGTGA